One Lacticaseibacillus rhamnosus genomic window carries:
- a CDS encoding Stp1/IreP family PP2C-type Ser/Thr phosphatase — MEFAYRTDIGRRRPNNQDYVGIFKNQSEATLALVADGMGGHRGGDVASEMAVSHLGYAFEKTDTAEIESIVRWLIFELQQENDMILQKAKQYTDLSGMGTTVVAVIISGTRFVVANIGDSRGYLYRNGHLVQITEDHSLVNELVKHGELTPEEAKRFPQRNVITRSLGVSSDVDADVTIYDMEFDDYLLLCSDGLTNMVDNEAIAAVLRQDMPIGSKAQELILRANAAGGPDNITALIIHQDRREPS; from the coding sequence ATGGAGTTTGCTTATCGCACCGATATTGGTCGGCGCCGGCCAAATAACCAGGATTATGTTGGCATCTTTAAGAATCAGTCTGAGGCCACGCTTGCTTTAGTGGCTGATGGAATGGGAGGCCATCGCGGCGGGGACGTGGCGAGTGAAATGGCCGTCTCCCATCTCGGCTATGCTTTTGAAAAAACCGACACTGCCGAGATTGAGTCCATCGTCCGCTGGCTTATTTTTGAGTTGCAGCAGGAAAATGACATGATTCTGCAAAAGGCTAAACAATATACTGACTTATCTGGTATGGGTACAACGGTTGTAGCAGTGATCATTAGCGGTACCCGTTTTGTCGTTGCCAATATCGGGGATTCGCGCGGGTATTTATATCGCAACGGGCATCTGGTTCAGATTACCGAGGATCATAGTTTGGTTAACGAATTGGTCAAACATGGTGAATTAACCCCTGAAGAAGCCAAACGTTTTCCCCAACGCAACGTGATCACCCGTTCGCTGGGAGTTAGCAGCGATGTTGACGCAGATGTGACAATTTATGATATGGAATTTGATGATTATTTGCTGCTGTGCTCGGATGGGTTAACGAATATGGTCGATAATGAAGCCATTGCGGCAGTTTTACGTCAGGATATGCCAATTGGAAGCAAGGCCCAGGAGCTAATTCTACGGGCTAATGCTGCCGGGGGTCCGGACAATATCACTGCTTTGATCATTCATCAGGATCGGAGGGAACCGTCATGA
- the rsmB gene encoding 16S rRNA (cytosine(967)-C(5))-methyltransferase RsmB: MTPNNPRLLAVQTLTRVMGKGGYSNLTLDHVITKYQLDSRDAGLLTNIVYGVIQHQLTLDYLLAPFVKTRQLDTWVRCLLQTSVYQLQYLDKVPARAVFFDSTEIAKKLGHQGVAKFVTGVLRQAQRSGYPDPMTIADPIQRLAITSSTPVWLVKKLQAQLGETKTAKILAAINQPAHASIRVNTTKTTAAALLKALQPQFPALKESPLTPVGLVAPGGHLAGTREFADGLYTMQDESSMLVAPSLDVQPGDQVLDACAAPGGKTTHIAQYLDPDQGGRVTALDLHANKVRLIQQNAKRLDLDDRVAAQVMDARQVAANFAAESFDKILVDAPCSGLGLIRRKPEIKYTKQPEDLQHLQKIQLAILDSVAPTLKIGGRLTYSTCTMVKEENQDVVAHFLATHPEFEQVPVLTLKPLAKTHGAPALQLFPDDYDTDGFFIASLIRRK; encoded by the coding sequence ATGACCCCGAATAATCCGCGACTGTTAGCCGTTCAAACCTTAACCCGCGTCATGGGTAAAGGCGGCTATTCCAACCTGACGCTCGATCACGTGATCACCAAATATCAGCTGGATTCGCGTGACGCCGGTTTACTGACAAACATTGTCTATGGCGTGATTCAGCACCAATTGACGCTGGATTATCTTTTGGCGCCGTTTGTTAAAACACGACAATTAGATACTTGGGTGCGTTGTCTGTTGCAGACGTCAGTGTATCAGCTGCAGTATTTAGATAAGGTGCCGGCACGAGCGGTTTTCTTTGACAGTACGGAAATCGCTAAAAAATTAGGCCATCAAGGGGTGGCTAAATTTGTGACCGGTGTTTTACGGCAGGCACAGCGCAGTGGTTACCCCGATCCGATGACAATTGCTGATCCGATTCAACGCTTGGCGATTACCAGCAGTACGCCGGTTTGGCTGGTAAAAAAGCTGCAAGCACAGCTAGGCGAGACAAAGACCGCCAAGATTCTAGCAGCCATTAACCAGCCGGCCCATGCTTCGATTCGCGTCAACACAACGAAAACAACGGCGGCAGCTTTGTTGAAGGCGTTGCAGCCTCAATTTCCAGCGTTAAAAGAAAGTCCGCTCACGCCAGTTGGCCTAGTTGCGCCGGGCGGTCATTTAGCTGGCACCCGGGAATTTGCGGACGGTCTGTATACCATGCAGGATGAAAGCTCGATGCTTGTGGCGCCGAGTCTGGATGTACAACCAGGCGATCAGGTTCTTGATGCGTGTGCAGCTCCTGGCGGCAAAACCACGCACATTGCCCAGTATCTGGATCCTGACCAAGGCGGGCGGGTCACTGCCTTGGATCTGCACGCCAATAAAGTCCGCTTGATTCAACAAAATGCTAAGCGGTTAGACCTTGATGATCGCGTGGCGGCACAGGTGATGGATGCGCGTCAGGTTGCGGCTAACTTTGCTGCTGAGTCTTTCGATAAAATTTTAGTAGATGCACCTTGTTCCGGGTTAGGGCTCATTCGGCGTAAACCCGAGATCAAGTACACAAAACAGCCTGAAGACTTGCAACACCTGCAAAAAATTCAGTTGGCGATTCTCGATAGTGTTGCACCTACTTTAAAAATCGGTGGCCGCTTGACGTATAGTACATGTACAATGGTAAAAGAGGAAAATCAGGATGTGGTGGCCCACTTCTTAGCAACGCATCCCGAGTTCGAACAGGTACCTGTTTTGACGCTAAAACCACTTGCCAAAACGCATGGCGCACCAGCTTTGCAATTATTTCCCGACGATTATGATACCGATGGCTTTTTCATCGCCAGTCTGATTCGCCGTAAATGA
- the fmt gene encoding methionyl-tRNA formyltransferase, giving the protein MTSVIFLGTPDFAVPILEGLIAQHYDVVAVMTQPDRKVGRKQKLAASPVKQAAVAHNIPVLQPEKLSGSPELAQAIALAPDLIVTAAYGQFLPTKFLQAAKIAAVNVHGSLLPKYRGGAPIQYSIINGDAETGVTIIEMVKKMDAGDMFAQAKLPLTRQDDTGTVFAKLSLLGRDLLLATLPKIIDQTAIRTPQDPEKVTFAPTITKEQEHLDIHLSARALDQWVRGLRPEVGGYVYMNGQRTKLWAITPLTATTNLPAGSVVARSKHQLVIAAGKQSTFQIDELQPAGKSKQHIADYLNGPGRDLTVGQQVITDDPE; this is encoded by the coding sequence ATGACTTCAGTAATTTTTCTAGGAACACCTGATTTTGCCGTCCCGATCCTTGAAGGCCTCATTGCCCAGCATTATGACGTGGTGGCAGTGATGACGCAGCCGGATCGTAAAGTCGGCCGTAAGCAGAAACTGGCCGCAAGCCCGGTCAAGCAAGCAGCTGTCGCTCATAACATTCCGGTTTTACAGCCAGAAAAGCTTAGCGGCAGTCCTGAGCTGGCGCAGGCGATTGCCTTAGCGCCGGATCTTATTGTGACGGCGGCGTACGGGCAATTTTTGCCGACCAAATTTTTACAAGCAGCCAAAATTGCTGCTGTGAATGTCCATGGTTCGTTGCTGCCGAAGTATCGCGGTGGGGCACCGATTCAGTACAGCATTATCAACGGGGATGCTGAAACCGGCGTCACCATTATCGAAATGGTTAAGAAGATGGATGCTGGCGATATGTTTGCGCAGGCGAAGTTGCCGTTAACCCGCCAAGACGATACTGGCACTGTGTTTGCAAAGTTATCTTTATTGGGCCGTGATTTGTTATTGGCAACCTTGCCGAAGATTATTGACCAAACCGCCATCCGTACACCACAGGATCCCGAGAAAGTCACGTTTGCCCCGACCATCACCAAAGAGCAGGAGCACCTTGATATTCACTTGTCGGCGCGAGCATTGGATCAATGGGTACGTGGTTTGCGGCCAGAAGTCGGCGGGTATGTTTATATGAACGGCCAACGAACCAAGCTTTGGGCCATCACACCATTAACTGCGACCACAAACTTGCCTGCTGGCAGCGTGGTCGCACGCAGCAAGCATCAACTCGTCATCGCGGCGGGCAAACAGAGTACCTTTCAAATTGATGAGCTCCAGCCAGCCGGGAAAAGCAAACAGCATATTGCGGACTATTTGAACGGCCCTGGCCGCGATTTAACCGTGGGACAGCAGGTGATCACCGATGACCCCGAATAA
- the priA gene encoding primosomal protein N', whose product MATIAKVIVDVPTMQTDRPFDYLVPPRLDGALQPGMRVWVQFGKGARKVSGMVVALSDQSEYAGELKPLLDVLDPAPVLNQEMLALSKWLAETTYSFWIACMQTMLPTMLKIDAVKIAEPIALSAEEQARYFGQADSVAFNTLSDEDQVALMKLAQAEKVAISYVKKDRARVKQVFYLIPQLSAEQVAAEKQQTRKNAVKQLQLLDLIGTWAAKHERPLLTDVEHHTKLTKATINQAAAKGWLKLEAHETYRDPYPQLRHQPLTQPLPLTADQKKIVDTINQAVKAKEPKTFLLEGVTGSGKTEVYLQVIAQVLAAGQTALMLVPEIALTPQMVDRVKGRFGMHVAVMHSGLSDGEKYDEWRRIARGEAQVVVGARSAAFAPLRHIGVFIMDEEHETSYKQDSVPRYHARDVLLKRAQIHHAPVVLGSATPSLESRARAEKGVYTLLRLPQRINDQPLPPVHIVDMREAFAQGAQEDFSAPLLDALKVRLERHEQSVLLLNRRGYSSFVMCRDCGYVAKCPNCDISLTLHMDTHTLKCHYCGHEEAIPHRCPQCGSDKIRYYGTGTQKVEAQLQTLLPNARILRMDVDTTRRKGGHARILNAFGAHQADILLGTQMIAKGLDFPDVTLVGVINADTSLGLPDFRASEKTFQLLTQVSGRAGRADKPGEVFVQTFNPDHYAIQYAKRQDYEGFFRQEMAVRHQGNYPPYFFSTKIGVSHPDETQAAKAIFSLAKELRAQLSDQVIMLGPTPGPIARLKNRYIYQIVLKYKHEPALAKTLQHILEETQQSSRQGFQVTIDPEPLSFV is encoded by the coding sequence TTGGCAACCATTGCCAAAGTGATTGTGGATGTTCCGACCATGCAAACAGACCGGCCATTTGATTATCTTGTGCCACCACGACTCGATGGCGCGCTTCAACCCGGGATGCGTGTTTGGGTTCAGTTTGGAAAAGGAGCGCGGAAAGTCAGCGGGATGGTTGTCGCACTTTCCGATCAAAGCGAGTATGCCGGTGAACTCAAGCCGCTGCTGGATGTTTTAGATCCCGCGCCGGTCTTGAATCAGGAAATGCTGGCGCTATCGAAATGGCTGGCAGAAACCACTTATTCTTTTTGGATTGCCTGCATGCAAACCATGTTACCAACCATGTTAAAAATTGATGCGGTTAAAATTGCCGAACCGATTGCATTGTCGGCTGAGGAGCAAGCCCGCTATTTTGGTCAGGCGGATAGCGTCGCCTTCAACACGCTTTCTGATGAGGATCAGGTTGCTTTGATGAAACTGGCACAGGCTGAAAAAGTGGCCATTTCTTACGTTAAAAAAGATCGCGCCCGGGTTAAACAGGTTTTCTACCTCATTCCCCAATTGTCAGCTGAGCAAGTTGCCGCAGAAAAGCAACAAACACGCAAAAATGCCGTGAAACAATTGCAATTGCTTGACCTGATCGGAACCTGGGCGGCCAAACATGAACGACCATTGCTGACGGATGTGGAACATCACACTAAGTTAACAAAAGCAACGATTAATCAGGCCGCGGCGAAAGGCTGGTTGAAATTAGAAGCCCATGAAACCTACCGCGATCCTTATCCGCAACTTCGGCATCAACCGTTAACGCAACCCTTACCATTAACGGCCGATCAAAAAAAGATTGTGGACACGATCAATCAAGCCGTGAAAGCAAAAGAGCCGAAAACTTTCTTACTTGAAGGGGTGACGGGATCAGGTAAAACCGAAGTCTATCTACAGGTGATTGCGCAGGTGCTGGCGGCGGGGCAAACCGCGCTCATGCTGGTGCCCGAAATTGCTTTGACGCCCCAGATGGTTGATCGGGTTAAGGGACGCTTCGGGATGCATGTTGCCGTCATGCATTCCGGCCTGTCTGATGGCGAAAAATATGATGAATGGCGACGCATTGCCCGTGGCGAGGCGCAAGTGGTTGTCGGTGCGCGTTCAGCTGCGTTTGCACCGCTCAGGCATATCGGCGTGTTCATCATGGACGAGGAACACGAAACCAGCTATAAGCAGGATTCGGTACCGCGTTACCATGCTCGCGATGTCTTACTGAAGCGCGCACAGATTCATCACGCGCCGGTTGTATTAGGATCGGCCACGCCATCGTTGGAATCCCGTGCGCGGGCGGAAAAAGGCGTATACACGCTTTTACGTTTGCCGCAGCGGATTAACGATCAGCCATTGCCACCGGTGCACATTGTCGATATGCGTGAAGCGTTTGCGCAGGGGGCTCAAGAAGACTTTTCGGCGCCGTTGTTAGATGCGTTGAAGGTGCGTCTGGAGCGGCATGAACAAAGCGTCTTGCTGCTAAATCGGCGCGGATACTCCAGTTTTGTAATGTGTCGCGATTGCGGTTACGTTGCAAAGTGTCCTAACTGTGACATCAGTCTAACGTTGCACATGGATACGCACACGCTAAAATGTCACTACTGCGGCCATGAAGAAGCAATTCCGCATCGCTGTCCGCAGTGTGGATCGGACAAGATTCGCTATTATGGCACCGGCACCCAAAAAGTCGAGGCCCAATTGCAGACGTTACTCCCAAACGCACGCATTTTACGTATGGATGTTGATACCACGCGGCGAAAAGGGGGACATGCCCGAATTTTGAATGCATTTGGCGCTCATCAAGCCGATATTTTACTCGGCACTCAGATGATTGCTAAAGGGTTGGACTTTCCTGATGTCACTTTGGTTGGCGTCATTAATGCCGATACGTCACTGGGATTACCGGACTTCCGAGCCAGTGAAAAGACGTTCCAATTGCTGACTCAGGTAAGTGGCCGAGCTGGGCGGGCCGATAAACCCGGCGAAGTGTTTGTGCAGACGTTTAATCCGGATCATTACGCCATTCAGTACGCCAAACGTCAGGATTACGAAGGCTTCTTTCGCCAGGAGATGGCGGTGCGCCACCAAGGCAACTATCCACCATATTTCTTTTCAACTAAGATTGGAGTTAGTCATCCAGATGAAACGCAGGCAGCGAAGGCAATTTTTTCCTTGGCCAAAGAACTGCGCGCACAGTTGTCTGATCAGGTAATCATGCTTGGACCAACGCCCGGACCGATTGCACGCTTGAAGAATCGCTATATTTATCAGATCGTTTTAAAATATAAACATGAACCGGCCTTAGCCAAAACCTTGCAACATATTCTTGAAGAAACGCAACAAAGCAGCCGGCAAGGATTTCAGGTAACCATTGATCCCGAACCGCTATCATTTGTTTGA
- the coaBC gene encoding bifunctional phosphopantothenoylcysteine decarboxylase/phosphopantothenate--cysteine ligase CoaBC, translating to MKKQHIALFVTGGIAAYKIPLLVRALVKAGYDVRVAMTASAQKFVTPETLAIVSKHAVLTDGHEFDHPEHVAHVALAHWADLGVVVPATANTLAKLAAGLADNVVTTTLLAMTAPKLMVPAMNDQMWQNPQTQRNIARLISRQGYRLLPPATGQLAEGYTGVGRMPEPDQIALFLENLAEPRLKGRRIIVSAGGTKERLDPVRYLTNDSSGKMGTAIANAAAGAGAAVTLVTTRELPVVPGVTVKPVTSAQSMADAILADFPDADAVIMAAAVADYRAPTISDHKIKKVDANSGLTLTLVQNPDILATLGQKKTHQVVIGFAAETNDLLANAQTKLTKKKADMIVANPVDATHGFNADTDTVTFLRPDQPPVTLPEMTKQKVAVALIEQLTRMLPKQKG from the coding sequence ATGAAAAAGCAACATATTGCCTTGTTTGTTACTGGCGGGATTGCGGCATATAAAATACCACTGTTGGTGCGCGCGTTAGTCAAAGCCGGGTATGACGTCCGAGTTGCGATGACGGCCAGTGCGCAGAAGTTCGTGACTCCTGAAACGTTGGCCATTGTTAGTAAACATGCTGTGTTGACGGACGGACATGAGTTTGATCATCCGGAACACGTGGCGCATGTTGCTTTAGCACACTGGGCGGATTTGGGGGTCGTTGTGCCGGCAACCGCCAATACCTTGGCAAAGCTAGCGGCCGGTTTAGCTGACAACGTTGTTACCACGACGCTGCTAGCAATGACTGCCCCTAAATTAATGGTCCCGGCTATGAACGATCAAATGTGGCAAAATCCACAAACGCAGCGTAATATTGCGCGGCTGATTAGCAGACAAGGCTATCGTCTGCTGCCACCTGCTACCGGACAATTGGCTGAGGGTTATACCGGAGTCGGACGGATGCCTGAACCGGATCAGATTGCGCTGTTTCTTGAAAACCTTGCCGAGCCGCGGTTAAAAGGCCGGCGTATCATTGTCTCGGCCGGTGGGACAAAAGAACGACTAGATCCGGTGCGCTATTTAACGAATGACTCATCAGGTAAAATGGGCACCGCCATTGCCAACGCCGCGGCTGGTGCTGGTGCAGCGGTGACTTTAGTGACCACTAGAGAGCTGCCTGTTGTCCCTGGGGTGACCGTGAAGCCGGTGACCAGTGCCCAATCAATGGCCGATGCAATTTTGGCGGATTTTCCGGATGCCGATGCAGTTATTATGGCGGCGGCGGTTGCAGATTATCGCGCGCCGACGATTAGCGACCACAAAATAAAAAAAGTCGATGCTAACAGCGGCTTGACGTTGACCTTGGTCCAGAATCCGGATATTCTGGCGACATTGGGGCAAAAGAAAACCCATCAGGTAGTCATCGGTTTTGCCGCAGAAACCAATGATTTGTTAGCCAATGCCCAAACCAAACTGACGAAAAAAAAGGCCGACATGATCGTTGCCAATCCAGTCGATGCGACCCATGGGTTTAATGCCGATACGGATACGGTCACTTTTTTGCGGCCTGATCAGCCACCGGTGACGCTGCCGGAAATGACGAAGCAAAAAGTCGCCGTGGCTTTAATTGAGCAATTAACAAGGATGTTACCGAAACAAAAGGGGTGA
- the rpoZ gene encoding DNA-directed RNA polymerase subunit omega, producing MIIYPSIDKLLEKVPSRYSLAVLAAKRAHELEAGDLKMLSDYKSDKSVGKALEEIAAGDVIIDPKSKMLERDAEKLDHKD from the coding sequence ATGATTATTTATCCTTCAATTGACAAGTTATTGGAAAAGGTGCCCTCACGTTATTCACTTGCTGTTTTGGCAGCCAAGCGTGCACATGAACTTGAAGCGGGCGATTTGAAAATGTTATCCGATTATAAATCAGATAAGAGTGTCGGCAAAGCGCTTGAAGAAATTGCTGCTGGCGACGTGATTATTGATCCAAAATCAAAGATGCTTGAACGGGATGCCGAAAAACTCGATCACAAAGATTAA
- the gmk gene encoding guanylate kinase has product MHERGMLIVLSGPSGVGKGTVRQAMLEGNYRDFQYSISMTTRQMRPGEVDGVDYYFRTKAQFEHEIATGGMLEYAKYVDNYYGTPLKYVNETLESGRDVLLEIEVNGAMQVRKKCPNGVFIFLTPPDLSELRHRLKGRGTDDDETIDKRIRKAASEITMMENYDYAVVNDKVDLAVKRIERIIESEHLRVPRVIDRYKGMLASADLAR; this is encoded by the coding sequence ATGCACGAACGGGGAATGCTGATTGTTTTGTCTGGTCCCAGCGGCGTAGGCAAAGGAACGGTCCGACAAGCCATGCTTGAAGGCAACTACCGGGATTTTCAATATTCTATTTCAATGACGACGCGCCAAATGCGTCCTGGCGAGGTTGATGGCGTTGATTATTACTTCAGAACCAAAGCACAGTTTGAGCACGAAATCGCGACAGGTGGTATGCTTGAGTATGCGAAGTATGTCGACAACTACTACGGTACGCCACTGAAATACGTTAATGAAACGCTTGAGTCCGGGCGTGATGTGTTACTTGAGATCGAAGTCAATGGTGCAATGCAGGTGCGCAAGAAGTGTCCCAATGGGGTGTTTATCTTCCTGACGCCACCGGATTTAAGTGAATTACGCCATCGATTGAAAGGTCGCGGTACGGATGACGACGAGACCATCGATAAGCGCATTCGCAAGGCGGCTTCCGAAATTACCATGATGGAAAATTATGATTATGCCGTGGTTAACGACAAAGTGGATTTGGCCGTCAAGCGGATTGAGCGCATCATCGAAAGTGAACATTTACGTGTTCCGCGTGTCATTGACCGCTACAAAGGTATGTTGGCGAGTGCCGATTTAGCTAGATAA
- a CDS encoding patatin-like phospholipase family protein — MVLAVVFGGGAAHGAYQAGVWSVLGPRLVPAFVIGSSIGAINAAATVHMAPQQLAHWWQSLTSLKTRGPIFARRNFVPLLEQMLRSPKRDQRAVLAVTTRLPDLRAHVTRIDGLSVADAREWLLASSAMPGIFTPIDRHGTSFVDGGVVNDLPVDIARDIGADFVVAISGTGIGRIGSDHGDVYLKPSQPLPRLFNFRPAAIAEMMALGKKDAEMTLRHMTFSLPRS; from the coding sequence TTGGTATTGGCAGTTGTTTTTGGTGGCGGGGCGGCGCATGGTGCTTATCAAGCCGGTGTCTGGAGCGTGCTGGGTCCGCGACTGGTGCCTGCGTTTGTCATCGGTTCTTCAATCGGTGCCATTAACGCTGCTGCTACGGTTCACATGGCGCCGCAACAACTGGCGCATTGGTGGCAGTCTTTGACCAGCTTAAAGACGCGGGGACCGATCTTTGCCAGACGTAACTTTGTCCCATTACTTGAGCAGATGTTGCGGTCGCCAAAACGCGATCAACGGGCGGTTTTAGCCGTCACCACGCGCTTACCCGACTTACGTGCCCATGTGACGCGCATAGATGGACTTTCGGTTGCTGATGCCAGAGAGTGGTTGTTAGCCTCCAGCGCAATGCCGGGGATTTTTACACCGATTGACCGGCATGGCACCAGTTTTGTTGATGGTGGCGTGGTTAATGATCTGCCCGTTGACATTGCAAGAGATATTGGCGCTGATTTTGTTGTGGCCATCAGTGGCACGGGGATTGGCCGGATCGGGTCTGATCACGGCGATGTTTATCTGAAACCTAGTCAGCCACTGCCTCGTCTCTTCAACTTTCGTCCCGCAGCGATTGCCGAAATGATGGCCTTGGGGAAAAAAGATGCCGAGATGACCTTACGCCATATGACGTTTTCATTACCGCGGTCTTGA
- the recN gene encoding DNA repair protein RecN produces MLQELAIHDFAIIDNLALSFQSGMTALTGETGAGKSIIIDAVGLLAGGRGSVDFIRTGASKASLEGLFDAQANPLTEAKLQAFGVMDPDQNDTVLLQRELFRSGRNVCRVNGHLVNTATLKAIGETLVDIHGQNEHQQLMHSETHLGLLDAFAGDDLLKIRHQYAEVYQNYQRTLQAVKQKQANEQEWAQRLDMLKFQVSEIQSADLQPHEDTDLSTERDRLANFQRINAALQESYALLSDEEVNALDQIGQAMSSMQSIADLDPDFAAIADNLQSAYYSLQDVQNDLSKELDDQEFDEGRLDEVEKRLDLFNQLKRKYGETLDEVIAYGKRAAAELNQMEQAETSVEDLDSNLKESQAQLQKLGAALSKRRHAAAKQLTKAIHEQLASLYMDKTVFSVHFTKAKDFRADGLDEAVFYIQTNPGEEAKPLAKIASGGELSRLMLAMKTIFARSEGVTAIIFDEVDTGVSGRVAQAIANKISLIAKRSQVLCITHLPQVAAMADHEYVISKAVHDGRTTTQVNKLTHKARVEEIARMLAGEKITKLTIEHAEELLRMADEFKHGKVSS; encoded by the coding sequence ATGTTACAGGAGTTAGCAATTCATGATTTTGCCATCATTGATAACTTGGCGTTGAGCTTTCAGTCAGGGATGACGGCGCTCACTGGTGAGACCGGGGCCGGCAAGTCAATTATTATTGATGCGGTGGGTTTGTTGGCTGGTGGGCGCGGATCGGTTGATTTCATCCGAACCGGGGCATCCAAGGCAAGCTTGGAAGGTTTGTTTGACGCGCAGGCAAATCCATTGACGGAAGCCAAACTCCAGGCTTTCGGGGTGATGGATCCGGACCAAAACGACACCGTCTTGTTACAGCGCGAATTATTCCGCAGCGGCCGGAACGTTTGTCGCGTTAACGGTCATCTGGTCAACACCGCCACCTTGAAAGCGATTGGCGAAACGTTGGTGGATATTCACGGCCAGAATGAACATCAGCAGCTGATGCATTCGGAAACGCATCTAGGTTTATTGGATGCCTTTGCCGGTGATGATCTGCTGAAAATTCGCCACCAATATGCAGAAGTTTATCAAAATTATCAGCGTACCTTACAAGCAGTGAAGCAAAAACAGGCAAATGAACAGGAATGGGCGCAACGACTGGATATGTTGAAATTCCAGGTGAGCGAAATTCAAAGCGCCGATCTGCAACCGCATGAAGATACTGATTTAAGTACCGAACGCGATCGGTTGGCAAACTTTCAAAGAATCAATGCTGCTTTGCAAGAAAGCTATGCCTTGTTGAGTGATGAGGAAGTCAATGCACTTGATCAAATTGGTCAAGCAATGTCGAGTATGCAAAGCATTGCCGATTTGGATCCGGATTTTGCGGCAATTGCCGACAACTTGCAGAGTGCGTATTATAGTTTGCAAGATGTCCAAAATGATTTATCGAAAGAACTCGATGATCAGGAATTTGACGAAGGCCGCCTAGATGAAGTCGAAAAACGGCTCGACTTATTTAATCAGCTCAAACGCAAATACGGCGAAACCCTTGATGAAGTGATCGCTTATGGCAAACGGGCAGCGGCGGAATTGAATCAGATGGAACAAGCCGAAACATCGGTTGAAGATCTAGACAGCAACCTAAAAGAATCTCAAGCCCAGCTTCAGAAACTCGGTGCGGCACTTTCAAAACGCCGGCACGCTGCTGCCAAACAACTGACCAAAGCGATCCACGAGCAGCTGGCGTCACTGTACATGGATAAAACGGTTTTTTCGGTTCATTTTACTAAGGCCAAAGATTTTCGGGCAGACGGGTTAGACGAAGCGGTCTTTTATATTCAGACTAATCCGGGTGAAGAAGCCAAGCCGTTAGCCAAAATTGCGTCAGGTGGGGAATTATCGCGGCTGATGCTTGCGATGAAAACCATTTTTGCGCGCTCGGAAGGGGTCACGGCGATCATTTTCGATGAGGTTGATACCGGCGTTTCCGGACGGGTTGCGCAAGCGATTGCCAATAAAATTAGCTTAATCGCCAAAAGGTCGCAGGTGTTGTGTATTACGCACCTGCCGCAAGTGGCTGCCATGGCCGATCATGAGTATGTCATCAGCAAGGCGGTTCATGACGGTCGGACAACGACCCAAGTCAATAAACTAACCCATAAAGCGCGGGTAGAGGAAATTGCGCGGATGCTGGCCGGCGAAAAAATCACTAAGCTGACGATTGAACATGCCGAAGAACTATTAAGAATGGCCGATGAGTTTAAACATGGCAAAGTGTCATCGTAG
- a CDS encoding arginine repressor, whose translation MRKRERQATIQRLIQSEPIERQEDLVARLTEMKIPVTQATISRDIKEMQLVKIPAGEGHYRYSMPAEKQLPATDKLRRTLVTAMKWGEAMDNFVHLALLPGTAAAVETLIEQLDDRRIFATISGDASILIICRSAQYATDVLAELEAMVG comes from the coding sequence ATGCGAAAGCGCGAACGACAAGCGACAATTCAACGCTTAATTCAAAGTGAGCCGATAGAACGGCAGGAAGATTTGGTGGCCCGTTTGACCGAGATGAAAATTCCGGTCACTCAGGCGACGATTTCCCGGGATATTAAAGAAATGCAATTGGTTAAGATTCCGGCAGGTGAAGGACATTATCGCTACAGTATGCCCGCGGAAAAGCAGCTGCCCGCTACGGATAAACTGCGGCGGACATTGGTTACCGCGATGAAGTGGGGCGAAGCAATGGATAATTTTGTCCATTTGGCGCTTTTGCCAGGGACGGCAGCCGCGGTTGAGACGCTGATCGAACAATTGGACGACCGGCGAATTTTTGCGACGATTAGCGGGGATGCATCCATTCTCATTATTTGTCGCTCGGCACAGTATGCAACCGATGTATTGGCGGAACTTGAGGCCATGGTGGGGTGA